One segment of Rhipicephalus sanguineus isolate Rsan-2018 chromosome 6, BIME_Rsan_1.4, whole genome shotgun sequence DNA contains the following:
- the LOC119395648 gene encoding UPF0746 protein DDB_G0281095-like: MAAPNTSGGGMSSAAPPSAAQVRLQAKRPWRCFTTEEDLAILREVAASKPFNDDLQWIHVIENLKRVLGRELTLRSLKDRVDLLIGYWRQEDTRNLRKSGTEEQYAAKEQILQDLYDYIRSINYVPRVARRSSNSSGRKRSHAAASCLATPPEQVRADEDQAQNATQLLLSMTAPCSPAAAELTGEQCHEEEEEQQHHQQQQQQQQQQQQQQQQQQQQQQQQQQQEQQQLQRQPQPPPAARQRVPVTASRGIRGLQSMGLQLLTMRQTHEFELRQKELEVETRKLDIEERRLALEERKLALAERKHEHEVTSRQQEHLDFVKRVEQMFDKLSQEVTDLSTRMPGNR; this comes from the exons ATGGCagcccccaacacaagcggcggcggcatgtCTTCGGCGGCACCTCCAAGCGCGGCGCAGGTTCGGCTGCAGGCGAAAAGGCCCTGGCGCTGTTTCACTACCGAAGAAGACCTAGCCATTTTAAGAGAAGTGGCAGCGAGCAAGCCATTTAACGACGACTTGCAGTGGATTCATGTGATCGAAAACTTGAAACGTGTGCTTGGCCGGGAGCTCACGCTAAGGAGCCTGAAAGACCGTGTCGATCTTTTAATCGGTTACTGGAGGCAAGAAGATACAAGAAACTTAAGAAA GTCGGGAACGGAGGAACAATATGCAGCAAAGGAGCAAATATTACAGGACCTCTATGATTATATAAGGTCAATAAATTACGTGCCCAGAGTAGCACGTAGAAGTTCAAACAGCTCTGGCCGCAAAAGAAGTCACGCAGCTGCGTCCTGTCTGGCGACGCCGCCAGAACAAGTTCGTGCAGATGAAGATCAAG CACAAAATGCTACACAACTCCTGCTCTCAATGACCGCCCCGTGCAGTCCCGCTGCTGCTGAACTCACTGGAGAGCAGTGccacgaggaggaggaggaacagcaacaccaccagcagcagcagcagcagcagcaacaacaacaacaacagcagcagcaacaacagcagcaacaacagcagcagcagcaacaagagcagcagcagctgcagcggCAGCCACAACCGCCGCCTGCAGCTAGGCAACGAGTTCCTGTGACGGCGAGTAGAG GAATCAGAGGCCTCCAAAGCATGGGCTTACAGTTGTTGACTATGCGTCAAACGCATGAATTCGAGCTCCGACAAAAGGAACTTGAAGTCGAAACCAGAAAATTGGACATTGAAGAGAGACGGCTAGCTCTGGAGGAGCGCAAGCTGGCGCTTGCCGAAAGAAAGCACGAACATGAGGTGACAAGTCGCCAGCAGGAACACCTGGACTTTGTTAAGCGTGTGGAACAGATGTTTGATAAACTCAGCCAAGAAGTAACAGACCTATCAACAAGAATGCCTGGAAACAggtga
- the LOC119397776 gene encoding LOW QUALITY PROTEIN: uncharacterized protein LOC119397776 (The sequence of the model RefSeq protein was modified relative to this genomic sequence to represent the inferred CDS: inserted 1 base in 1 codon), with amino-acid sequence MCPNGIICQLDGCYPGSKHDAGNFGNSQAYTKLEKLVQGHHYCLYGDPAYPLRPLLLKPYGGASLTPEQCAFNKAMSSVRQAVEWGFGKIAGLFAFVXFKKNQKIFCQNVARMYKASALLANCHTCLYGAQVSQYFDLQPPSLEVYLNAR; translated from the exons ATGTGCCCGAATGGCATCATTTGCCAATTGGATGGATGTTATCCAGGCAGCAAGCACGATGCTG GCAACTTTGGCAACAGCCAGGCATACACAAAGCTGGAAAAGCTCGTGCAGGGACACCACTACTGCCTCTACGGGGACCCTGCTTACCCATTGCGGCCACTGCTGTTGAAACCTTACGGTGGTGCATCTTTGACACCGGAGCAATGCGCGTTTAACAAGGCAATGAGCAGCGTGAGGCAGGCCGTGGAATGGGGCTTCGGAAAAATTGCTGGACTTTTTGCCTTTG GATTTAAAAAAAACCAGAAGATCTTCTGCCAGAATGTTGCAAGGATGTACAAAGCGAGTGCATTGCTGGCAAACTGCCATACTTGCCTGTATGGTGCACAGGTCTCGCAATACTTTGACCTGCAACCACCATCCTTGGAAGTGTACCTGAATGCCCGTTAA